The nucleotide sequence CAGTACACGGACTATGGCGGGACCGATCTACTGGTTTTCTTCCGGGACACCCTCAACAAGAACCCCAAGGATCGCAATATCCTCTTGAAGATTGAGAAGGACCTAATAGACTTTGTCCAGGAAAATAGGTGAGTCGGTGGAGGATAGGTGATTTAACCTGCTCTAAACGGCAAAtagtaaaatttaaaaatatctaatCATTGTTGTCCCTTTTTTCTCTTGCAGTCGTGGCTGTGAGTACCGTTTTCCGCCAGCTTCCTCGTACAATCGTATGCTGATCCATCGCACTGCCGCATTCTTCGGCATGGAGCACAATGTGGACACGGAGACGCAGCAGTGTGTGATTGTGGCCGTGGCCAAGAACACTCGCATACCGGAGGTACTTAGTCGCACATGAAGCGCATTCAATATACACTAATTACTTAATCAATACTTTTTCAGATCCGCTTCCAGTCGCTGGTGCGCGACGATGCACGCAAGTCAATTCTGAAGCGGGACACGCACAGCTTCGATGAGGTGCGTCAGTCACCGTACTTGTGCCCTCTTTCTCTGGATCGAAAGGCCAAGAGCTTCGAGGAGCGGGAAGAGGACTACGATAGAGCGCGCAGCCGCATCTTCAGTCGAACAGGGGGCAATCATGACGGTTACTCCGGAGGTGGTGGCGACGAGGAATGCTACGGTGGttgggagcagcagcaacaacagcagaagcAGTCTCAGCCACCCAGACCCAAGAGGCCCAATGGAAAGATGTTGCAGATGCAAAATGTATGATTTTCCATAGAGTAGCACAAGACAACAAGTAACTTATATCCTAACTTATAGTCCACGGAATCTCGCGATGGCATGCGATCCGGTGGAGCCGTGCCCAAGTCGCACAACTTTGGCAACTACGGAGGTCCGCCCAGCTCAGGAGGTCCTGGCAACAATTCCTTGCCTCGTGGCGACTCAACAAACTCGATCAAAAGCGGACGCGGCGGCTTCGTCAAGCAGGACTCAACTGGCAGCACTCCATGGCGCCTGTCTCCTTCCAGCAGTGGGTGAGTAGTCCCGAAGTCTGTCTctttaaaatcattaaaagtTACCGGCTTCACTGAGACAAGAATCAAGcaatttcttattttgttttacgAGTAGCGAAACTTCTCTTAGTAATTattacagtataattcgcttagctgcatcgatagttagctgcatcggcaagatatctgcattatttttccatttttttgtgtgaatagaaaatagaaaatagaaaaaaaaaaattaagttagctgcatttttaagttacctgcatcgaggcattgtgcaaagtactcgaggcagctaagcgaattatactgtataaTAGCTTATTTATGTGTTCcacttaattatttaaaattctctgaaaatttcatttgtaagcAAAAGAAGTGAAGCCGGTTAGCACAGATACCATGCCCATGTACCCAAACTCAAAGTCGCTCTCGCTCCATTTCTTAAATTatgaataattttaaattgacaaacttaaaatacccaaaaaaaaaaaaaaaacgaaacaaaaatcatttttgtaTGCAAtcccaacaacaataacaacaacaaatgaaccAACCAACATATAAACCAACTCGAACTCCCCACCGTCCAGCTACAAGACGCGCACCCAGTCGGTGCGCTCCGACTCCGTAACTCCATCGCCCACGGGTTACGGCAGCGACAGGCAGACGCCGGAGTTAAACCATCCATCCATGATGAGCCACAGCCGGGTGGCACCACCCATGTCAtcgggtggtggtggtgttgtcGGCGGCGGAGGATCAGGAGCAGTCACCGTGTCCTCCGTGGAAATGGGAACAGAAGCCACCGGGGCTGATCCGTCGTCCACTTCCAATTGCTCGTCGGGAACGTCGGGAATTGTCTGGGCCGTTACAGACATTTCGAATGTGCCAATTGGCAGCCTCCTCATTGATCCGCAAACCCTCCAACCAATTGTCAATGCAGACGGGTAATTTACAAAAACTAAACCAAGAAAATTAAACCACACAAAcaactaaaaaatataatacagAAATCGCTGCAAAATTATCGCATTCGTTTACTGCAATTGCTTTTGGTATAacagtttatttaatttttcctcAATTTACACATATTCTAACTAAACAATTAACAAAGCGACAAGTGCGGCTTTAAGACACAGTTAcatagtatacatatatatactgtTCTTCAATATTTGAAGAACTTTTTTAAAACGTTTTATCTTTCAATTAAATCTAATTATTGTTAAAGAGCAAAATTTAGTAGTGCCATAttctatttgattttttatgcaaacaataataataactattttGAATACAAAGTATCTTAACGtaacatttattaaatatacttaaaaaaatattttaatttgccaaCTCGCCAGAGTTTTGATAAATAATATATCCgtgtagtttaaacaaatatgtgtTCAATAATCAAAAGTTATTTGCTTGAAGCtcatatttaaattatcctTATATAACTTTAGCCTTGTtacttaatattatttatcataaatattaatacgTTATTATATGTGAAATATGCAATATTCttagcttttcatttttcgtaAGGACGACTTATCGATGTTGTTTTTGTAAATTATCTGCCTAAACTCGAACTAAATTACCCGACACCACAGCGCAACACCAGCTGCTATCGAATACAATTATTCGCCTCACCTGTCTATACATCTCTTGATCTGTGCCTTTTCTACCATGCTCATTGACACCATATTTACACAAAATCGAGTGTTATTCCACTATATAAGCCAAAGTACTCCACCTTTCATGCtctaaaataaaatcacaaaGCTTGCCTCTTCAGCGTTGATTGAAAGTTTAAGATTTTAAGGTATCGAATGAATGAGTTGAATGTAACCGTGTGTTGTCGTCTATCGTCTGCCAGTGTTGTCGTCATATTCTAAGTGTTTGTTCAATTTGCATATCGCATTGTATCAATTCAATCAATCGagccatttgttgttgttgttttttcaaTTACTCTTATATAATACTCCTTGTCTGTCGCTGCCGTCGCGTCGCTAATACActgcaaatacaaatatagaAAAACCACAAAACTGTGGAAACTCTATCCAGCAGCCGCTTGTATCGACTGTACTTTCCTTTTATGTAACTGCGATTAAAATAGTAGGAGTCTACATTTCATTCCTAATCGTgctaaatattattttaatcgCAGTCCTCTACTCTTTATTCTTAAATTTCCTATTCGAACGTTGCATGTTGCCGAGCGAGAAAAAAATACCCAAATAACACACTCAATCCTATCAGTAAAACTATGTtcaaatatacataaaaaGCTTATAATTACATTCGATTTTTGCAGTTCCATTTACCACTACGACCCGTCCAACCTGCCGCCCAACCAGGCGCTCCAGCACTCGGGCAATCAATACCAGTCACAGAACCAGGGCAACTCCTCATCCGGCGGCTATAACAACTATCGCAAGTCGTCGCCacatcaacagcaacagtcgcagcagcagcaacagtcacagcagcatcatcagcagcaattgcagcagccacagcagctGCATCAGCAGTCATCACAGCAATATGCCACCACTGAGCTGTCCTGCAGCTCCACCGAGAGCTATGCGGAGGAGGAGGCGCAGTCCCCAGGAATGGAGTGTTCTGAGGGATACGAGAGCTACGAGCAGCAGTCGTTGCCTGTTCAGCAGCAGCTTTCCGGCAACGGGGATTCGGCCAGCACCAAGGGAGATGATTGTGATAGCCTGGCCAGTGCTACCGCCTGCCTCAGCATCACCACCTCCACATCCACAAAGAACTACGACCGCATCGAGGTGCAGAAGTACAAGAACCAGGCCACTAGTCCGAACATACCCGCCTGCTGCGCCGTGGGCGAAAAGCTTGAACTGGAGGCTGGCTTGCcgcaggagcaggaacaggaACCTATGGCTGGACCCTCCTCTTCCGGTTCCGCCACCTCCTCGGTGGGCATTACCGAGCTCCCATCCAGCCAGACACCGCTCCCAATGGTGAATCAGGTGAACTGTGACCTCCAATCGGTCTCGCCCAGCACCACGCCCTACAGCCAGTGCGAGGTGAAAACTCCTAGCCAGAACCATGCACCCAGTGCCGCCGTCGAGGAGCCCAAGACCACCACCTGGACGTACACGCAGAGCTACCAGGCGCCAGACGGCTCTACCGTCTTTCACACTACCACTACGCCCAATGGGGCTGCGCCCTACTGCGCCACCACATATCAGCAGGGGGTGAGTCTATCTAGGGATACCATACCATTATATTCTCAATCTGACGTTTTGATTATCCATTTAGCCCGATGGCAGCATCTATGCGGTTCCGCAGGGCATGGTTTATGCCGCCTACCCGCAACCAGGCGTAGGCACTGCCGGTGGTGCCTCTCAGCCGCTCTTCCAACTTACCACCAGCAGTCACCCGCCCGCTCAGACAATTTTTGCATCCCCGGAGGCAGGCGCAGAGATTCCTGGAGGCACCTACATGATACCTGTCTTTGATCCGGCTCAGCAGCCGCGTGAGGGACTCATCCCGGCGCAGGCCATATACCAGACGGGGCCGGGCGGACCGGGAGCCACCACCGTGATGCCAATGGCGACGGCGGCTGCCTATCCAACGGCCCAGTTCGCCACAGCGGCTCCAAATGGCGCGCCGATATACCAGGCGCCGCTTATCTACTCCAGTGAACCGGGAGGTGGAGCACAGCTGCAACAGCTTCCCATGGCACCGTATCCGATTCAATACTCTTACCCGTACTACCATCCCATCTCGTACTATGTGCCCCAGCAGGCAGTGGCCGCCGCACCGATGGTAGCCTCCCAGCCGCAGGTGGGTCAGGCTCCGATGCAACAGCAGGCGCCGCACACGGGAGCTGGAACAACCACAGGTCCACCAACGGTGGTTTCAGGTAAATATAATCAATCTCATCATAAATCGTACAATTGATAGAATTTCCCCTTTTAGTTTCAGGCCAACAACACCACCAGCCGcatcagcagcaccatcagcagcagcagcactcgAGCAATGGATCCGTGGTCACATCCAGTGCCTATGGCACTCGGGTTAAGCGCACACCAGGCGGTGGCTCGATCCACTACAACCCAAGCTACACACCAAGTTCTGTGGCTCATGCCGGTGGTGCCCATCATCCGTCAGCGGGCTCTGCCCAGATAATCGCTGCGCCTGCGGCCAGCACAACCACATATCATGCGCTGCCTACGCTGACGCTAGCCCACGGTGGTCCAGCGACTGGCACGGATCTCAGTGGAGCGGGTGGTGCCCATGTTTATGCTCTCCCCGCCCAACACGCGCTGATCCCAACGAATATCTTCCCTTatgcagcggcggcggcggcagccgCCGGAGGGCCAGGGGGTCCTCCAACGACTCCCCAGGTGGTGCAGCaggcaccaccaccaccgccacagAGTGCTCCCCATCATGCTCTTATCACAGCGGCTCCGTTTTATCCTGCAAATGGCGGTAACATGGATCAGGGTGCCTCTCAGTCGGCTCCTAGCACTCCAGCGGCTCCTGGAAGACAAGCGCCGTTGTTCAGCACACCACCGGCACCAAACAATGgaagcagtggcagcagcagtgcGGGAGGCGGTGGAAACAGCGGTGGCTATCACAGCAACAGCTCCACGCCGCACTACTACCAGGGCCAGAACAGCAACGAGGGTTACACCTCGCCTTATGAGAAGAGAAATCATGGAGGTGGAGCCTCAGGAGCACACTCGGTGGGAGTGCGTAAGCCTTACCACCCAGGTGGCTACAACCCAAGACATTCGGTACCACTAGGGGGCATCCCCTCTGGAGCAAAGACTCCCTTGCTGAACTCCAACAACGAGCCCACGCCGCGTGCCTCTCCCAGCAGCGTAAGTCTGGGTGGTGCTTCTTCATCCGGTGGGGCCAATTCCTACCCACATCGTGGGCCACCACCACACACGATGGGTGTGAAACGAGATAACAAGCCCAACCAACTGCCGCTGATCAGTGGACCACCGCCTAGTTATGCAGCTAACTCGAGCCCTGGAGTTTCCAGCTACGAGTCCAAGCCACCGGTGCGCCTAAATGCCGGAGCTGCTAGTTTCCGGAGTCAGAAGTCCATGAACCAGGACTACCGACGCAGTGTCTCCCAACGTAACTCGCCCAGCGCCAATGGAGGTGGAAGTGGCAGCCAcgagagcagcaacaactcgCCCAACAGTATTGTGGGCAGCCAGAGCAACAGTGCTGCCAACACGCCCAACGCAGCAGCCCCACCACCACCGCAGCCACAGCCTACGCTGGTTAGCCACTCTGGAGGATTTGTGGTGCTGGATCAGACCACCGGAGCCGCCATGAATGCCTCGCCGCCGTCGCTCTATGGTGGCGGTGGAGGTCCAAATGCAGGAATAAGTGGAGGAGCAGGCGCTTCGGGAGCGGCAGGCTCGAATGGTGGCCATCAGCCgggtggcggcggtggcgcCCGCTCGCACATTCCCACTGCCCAGCTGCATCACagtgccgccgctgccgccgccgcagctgcTGGCAGCCAACAGGCAACGGCGGCGGTGCTGAGCGGCGtggccgctgctgccgccctCGGCGGCTACAATCCAAATGGGGCGTCCGGTGTCTACTTCAAGTATGGCCAGACGTACTTTGCCCATGTGAGTGTTCGCTGAAAAACATAAATGGTCACTTTTActaataaagttatattataTTGTAGCCCTCGGTGGCCTTGCCCAACAGTCGACGATCTCCGTCGAACGATATCCGGCCTCAAATGGCGCAAGTGGCCGGCATGTATCCCACAATGATGATACAAGGTGAGGACATCTCCTAAGAAAACCCCTCTCTGCTCTTATAATGCCAGAAAATTgattaataaattttgaaataaaaacaaagctaaCGACTTGCATGCATCACTTCCAGCGCGTCATCCGAGTCGCCATCCGAACCCGAACTACAAAGGTTCGCGTCCGCGGTAAAGCCAGCCGGTAAACCGATATAGGATAcccaaacaaagcaaaaactACATACACATAACGGCATACCTaagataaatataaatagcATCCTAATCTAGTGGAACATAACGTAGTTGACAACATAAAACCAGAGAAAGTGGACCGGACAAACGGATGGAAATGGAAGAGCAGCGCAGGAGGAGAATAGAACTCGTCGAGTGCTGGCCGCAGAGTTGTCGGGCACCATTGGTAGCAGCTGGAGAGGAAGGGGGTGTGTCAGGGACTTAGTCACCAATTCACcagaaaaccaaaccaaactaTCCACACACCATGAAAACAACTTAAGAGCCGGGGAACGAACAGAGCAAAGCCATCACTGTTATCTGTTATCTTCCGCAGCAAGCGATTGGAAAGGGGGGAACCGACAAAGCATAGCATATAGCCTCTATAGTTAAGGAGCATTGTACGGATATAGGTACAATAACTGAACCGCTACAGAAAGAAAGAATTAAATGCTGTATATTTTGTGCCATTACAAATAGTCtttaataaaacaacaaaatcgaGTACCCGGAGAAGCAATAAAtgatcacacacacacacacacaaacacaacgACACCCCCCAAAAACGGACTTTCGAACTGAACACTTGACGGATACGTAACTTCCACTCCCCTTCTCAAACGTAACATAGGATATTCAGGTAGACTTTAGTTTCGAGAAGATAAGTTTCTAGAGATGGAATGGAAAACCTCAGTTTGCACGCTAAAGCAAGAGAATCTCCTGGAATTCTAGAATACTATTTAAACCTCTCACTTACTATAGAGCtgctaccaaaaaaaaaaaccaacagttgttttccaaatttcaaaTATCGCCTTGCTTTGGTGTGCTTAATTGAATgcgttttaattatgttagaAATCTCAACCGAAAGCAGAAGCGTTAACAGAAACTCCATCAACCAAACGACAGACCGGACAGCCTGGCCCTCTGGACCCAAGGATACCCAAATCTGCCGCCAGAATTGGGGCGAGTCTTATATCTAATTTTGTTCGGCAAAATTCGTGAAAAGCTCTTCGAA is from Drosophila melanogaster chromosome 3L and encodes:
- the enc gene encoding encore, isoform H: MSSTKSQVALATNIPTNLSSAASASTAAAAAAVVVVASANAAVASSANSSGVGSGSGPGPGSGAGVSGPVAAGTATAVATGSTVTAATSVAATTSTSVATISTSCSSSSINNINNNCGEECQSAAGSSNLGRQNSFGNRRGNMKGKHLTRSHAMRESTSPPRTPTPRAASEQQQQQLQGEQHEHNNNNNINSSSKAQSAGRGNSPLMETPAVIVTSQQPQQQQQQQQQQQQSVPPKPQQNVPLSNEAEFPKLSPPKKSGGQHNRTNSNGSGMEFNNNNNSSNKKFVVDMKANGLDNKPHNNSSTGVIFNSGMNYKAAERHDRHERHEMSSQNSNLSNNHDEEPYHYEPRGGGGGKKHRANTNAKGNKPRLKNLGGSSSGSIDLGGGGGNGNCNNMSNNGQSNNSSNNTSGFISRENSSEQYTDYGGTDLLVFFRDTLNKNPKDRNILLKIEKDLIDFVQENSRGCEYRFPPASSYNRMLIHRTAAFFGMEHNVDTETQQCVIVAVAKNTRIPEIRFQSLVRDDARKSILKRDTHSFDEVRQSPYLCPLSLDRKAKSFEEREEDYDRARSRIFSRTGGNHDGYSGGGGDEECYGGWEQQQQQQKQSQPPRPKRPNGKMLQMQNSTESRDGMRSGGAVPKSHNFGNYGGPPSSGGPGNNSLPRGDSTNSIKSGRGGFVKQDSTGSTPWRLSPSSSGSIYHYDPSNLPPNQALQHSGNQYQSQNQGNSSSGGYNNYRKSSPHQQQQSQQQQQSQQHHQQQLQQPQQLHQQSSQQYATTELSCSSTESYAEEEAQSPGMECSEGYESYEQQSLPVQQQLSGNGDSASTKGDDCDSLASATACLSITTSTSTKNYDRIEVQKYKNQATSPNIPACCAVGEKLELEAGLPQEQEQEPMAGPSSSGSATSSVGITELPSSQTPLPMVNQVNCDLQSVSPSTTPYSQCEVKTPSQNHAPSAAVEEPKTTTWTYTQSYQAPDGSTVFHTTTTPNGAAPYCATTYQQGPDGSIYAVPQGMVYAAYPQPGVGTAGGASQPLFQLTTSSHPPAQTIFASPEAGAEIPGGTYMIPVFDPAQQPREGLIPAQAIYQTGPGGPGATTVMPMATAAAYPTAQFATAAPNGAPIYQAPLIYSSEPGGGAQLQQLPMAPYPIQYSYPYYHPISYYVPQQAVAAAPMVASQPQVGQAPMQQQAPHTGAGTTTGPPTVVSVSGQQHHQPHQQHHQQQQHSSNGSVVTSSAYGTRVKRTPGGGSIHYNPSYTPSSVAHAGGAHHPSAGSAQIIAAPAASTTTYHALPTLTLAHGGPATGTDLSGAGGAHVYALPAQHALIPTNIFPYAAAAAAAAGGPGGPPTTPQVVQQAPPPPPQSAPHHALITAAPFYPANGGNMDQGASQSAPSTPAAPGRQAPLFSTPPAPNNGSSGSSSAGGGGNSGGYHSNSSTPHYYQGQNSNEGYTSPYEKRNHGGGASGAHSVGVRKPYHPGGYNPRHSVPLGGIPSGAKTPLLNSNNEPTPRASPSSVSLGGASSSGGANSYPHRGPPPHTMGVKRDNKPNQLPLISGPPPSYAANSSPGVSSYESKPPVRLNAGAASFRSQKSMNQDYRRSVSQRNSPSANGGGSGSHESSNNSPNSIVGSQSNSAANTPNAAAPPPPQPQPTLVSHSGGFVVLDQTTGAAMNASPPSLYGGGGGPNAGISGGAGASGAAGSNGGHQPGGGGGARSHIPTAQLHHSAAAAAAAAAGSQQATAAVLSGVAAAAALGGYNPNGASGVYFKYGQTYFAHPSVALPNSRRSPSNDIRPQMAQVAGMYPTMMIQANDLHASLPARHPSRHPNPNYKGSRPR
- the enc gene encoding encore, isoform G, giving the protein MGNMKGKHLTRSHAMRESTSPPRTPTPRAASEQQQQQLQGEQHEHNNNNNINSSSKAQSAGRGNSPLMETPAVIVTSQQPQQQQQQQQQQQQSVPPKPQQNVPLSNEAEFPKLSPPKKSGGQHNRTNSNGSGMEFNNNNNSSNKKFVVDMKANGLDNKPHNNSSTGVIFNSGMNYKAAERHDRHERHEMSSQNSNLSNNHDEEPYHYEPRGGGGGKKHRANTNAKGNKPRLKNLGGSSSGSIDLGGGGGNGNCNNMSNNGQSNNSSNNTSGFISRENSSEQYTDYGGTDLLVFFRDTLNKNPKDRNILLKIEKDLIDFVQENSRGCEYRFPPASSYNRMLIHRTAAFFGMEHNVDTETQQCVIVAVAKNTRIPEIRFQSLVRDDARKSILKRDTHSFDEVRQSPYLCPLSLDRKAKSFEEREEDYDRARSRIFSRTGGNHDGYSGGGGDEECYGGWEQQQQQQKQSQPPRPKRPNGKMLQMQNSTESRDGMRSGGAVPKSHNFGNYGGPPSSGGPGNNSLPRGDSTNSIKSGRGGFVKQDSTGSTPWRLSPSSSGYKTRTQSVRSDSVTPSPTGYGSDRQTPELNHPSMMSHSRVAPPMSSGGGGVVGGGGSGAVTVSSVEMGTEATGADPSSTSNCSSGTSGIVWAVTDISNVPIGSLLIDPQTLQPIVNADGSIYHYDPSNLPPNQALQHSGNQYQSQNQGNSSSGGYNNYRKSSPHQQQQSQQQQQSQQHHQQQLQQPQQLHQQSSQQYATTELSCSSTESYAEEEAQSPGMECSEGYESYEQQSLPVQQQLSGNGDSASTKGDDCDSLASATACLSITTSTSTKNYDRIEVQKYKNQATSPNIPACCAVGEKLELEAGLPQEQEQEPMAGPSSSGSATSSVGITELPSSQTPLPMVNQVNCDLQSVSPSTTPYSQCEVKTPSQNHAPSAAVEEPKTTTWTYTQSYQAPDGSTVFHTTTTPNGAAPYCATTYQQGPDGSIYAVPQGMVYAAYPQPGVGTAGGASQPLFQLTTSSHPPAQTIFASPEAGAEIPGGTYMIPVFDPAQQPREGLIPAQAIYQTGPGGPGATTVMPMATAAAYPTAQFATAAPNGAPIYQAPLIYSSEPGGGAQLQQLPMAPYPIQYSYPYYHPISYYVPQQAVAAAPMVASQPQVGQAPMQQQAPHTGAGTTTGPPTVVSVSGQQHHQPHQQHHQQQQHSSNGSVVTSSAYGTRVKRTPGGGSIHYNPSYTPSSVAHAGGAHHPSAGSAQIIAAPAASTTTYHALPTLTLAHGGPATGTDLSGAGGAHVYALPAQHALIPTNIFPYAAAAAAAAGGPGGPPTTPQVVQQAPPPPPQSAPHHALITAAPFYPANGGNMDQGASQSAPSTPAAPGRQAPLFSTPPAPNNGSSGSSSAGGGGNSGGYHSNSSTPHYYQGQNSNEGYTSPYEKRNHGGGASGAHSVGVRKPYHPGGYNPRHSVPLGGIPSGAKTPLLNSNNEPTPRASPSSVSLGGASSSGGANSYPHRGPPPHTMGVKRDNKPNQLPLISGPPPSYAANSSPGVSSYESKPPVRLNAGAASFRSQKSMNQDYRRSVSQRNSPSANGGGSGSHESSNNSPNSIVGSQSNSAANTPNAAAPPPPQPQPTLVSHSGGFVVLDQTTGAAMNASPPSLYGGGGGPNAGISGGAGASGAAGSNGGHQPGGGGGARSHIPTAQLHHSAAAAAAAAAGSQQATAAVLSGVAAAAALGGYNPNGASGVYFKYGQTYFAHPSVALPNSRRSPSNDIRPQMAQVAGMYPTMMIQARHPSRHPNPNYKGSRPR
- the enc gene encoding encore, isoform B is translated as MSSTKSQVALATNIPTNLSSAASASTAAAAAAVVVVASANAAVASSANSSGVGSGSGPGPGSGAGVSGPVAAGTATAVATGSTVTAATSVAATTSTSVATISTSCSSSSINNINNNCGEECQSAAGSSNLGRQNSFGNRRGNMKGKHLTRSHAMRESTSPPRTPTPRAASEQQQQQLQGEQHEHNNNNNINSSSKAQSAGRGNSPLMETPAVIVTSQQPQQQQQQQQQQQQSVPPKPQQNVPLSNEAEFPKLSPPKKSGGQHNRTNSNGSGMEFNNNNNSSNKKFVVDMKANGLDNKPHNNSSTGVIFNSGMNYKAAERHDRHERHEMSSQNSNLSNNHDEEPYHYEPRGGGGGKKHRANTNAKGNKPRLKNLGGSSSGSIDLGGGGGNGNCNNMSNNGQSNNSSNNTSGFISRENSSEQYTDYGGTDLLVFFRDTLNKNPKDRNILLKIEKDLIDFVQENSRGCEYRFPPASSYNRMLIHRTAAFFGMEHNVDTETQQCVIVAVAKNTRIPEIRFQSLVRDDARKSILKRDTHSFDEVRQSPYLCPLSLDRKAKSFEEREEDYDRARSRIFSRTGGNHDGYSGGGGDEECYGGWEQQQQQQKQSQPPRPKRPNGKMLQMQNSTESRDGMRSGGAVPKSHNFGNYGGPPSSGGPGNNSLPRGDSTNSIKSGRGGFVKQDSTGSTPWRLSPSSSGSIYHYDPSNLPPNQALQHSGNQYQSQNQGNSSSGGYNNYRKSSPHQQQQSQQQQQSQQHHQQQLQQPQQLHQQSSQQYATTELSCSSTESYAEEEAQSPGMECSEGYESYEQQSLPVQQQLSGNGDSASTKGDDCDSLASATACLSITTSTSTKNYDRIEVQKYKNQATSPNIPACCAVGEKLELEAGLPQEQEQEPMAGPSSSGSATSSVGITELPSSQTPLPMVNQVNCDLQSVSPSTTPYSQCEVKTPSQNHAPSAAVEEPKTTTWTYTQSYQAPDGSTVFHTTTTPNGAAPYCATTYQQGPDGSIYAVPQGMVYAAYPQPGVGTAGGASQPLFQLTTSSHPPAQTIFASPEAGAEIPGGTYMIPVFDPAQQPREGLIPAQAIYQTGPGGPGATTVMPMATAAAYPTAQFATAAPNGAPIYQAPLIYSSEPGGGAQLQQLPMAPYPIQYSYPYYHPISYYVPQQAVAAAPMVASQPQVGQAPMQQQAPHTGAGTTTGPPTVVSVSGQQHHQPHQQHHQQQQHSSNGSVVTSSAYGTRVKRTPGGGSIHYNPSYTPSSVAHAGGAHHPSAGSAQIIAAPAASTTTYHALPTLTLAHGGPATGTDLSGAGGAHVYALPAQHALIPTNIFPYAAAAAAAAGGPGGPPTTPQVVQQAPPPPPQSAPHHALITAAPFYPANGGNMDQGASQSAPSTPAAPGRQAPLFSTPPAPNNGSSGSSSAGGGGNSGGYHSNSSTPHYYQGQNSNEGYTSPYEKRNHGGGASGAHSVGVRKPYHPGGYNPRHSVPLGGIPSGAKTPLLNSNNEPTPRASPSSVSLGGASSSGGANSYPHRGPPPHTMGVKRDNKPNQLPLISGPPPSYAANSSPGVSSYESKPPVRLNAGAASFRSQKSMNQDYRRSVSQRNSPSANGGGSGSHESSNNSPNSIVGSQSNSAANTPNAAAPPPPQPQPTLVSHSGGFVVLDQTTGAAMNASPPSLYGGGGGPNAGISGGAGASGAAGSNGGHQPGGGGGARSHIPTAQLHHSAAAAAAAAAGSQQATAAVLSGVAAAAALGGYNPNGASGVYFKYGQTYFAHPSVALPNSRRSPSNDIRPQMAQVAGMYPTMMIQARHPSRHPNPNYKGSRPR